A part of Puniceicoccus vermicola genomic DNA contains:
- a CDS encoding helix-turn-helix domain-containing protein gives MKKTILTNRPYNRPMASGRTTTKEAPFFGQRLSHFRKQRGMTQQELADALEISRSLVHHYERSCPNPTSDFVLKVSKVLDVSLDELFDLKPEKIKSGPPPRVKKLTQRLVGLPKAKQGVVLEMLESYLDKAS, from the coding sequence GTGAAAAAGACCATTTTGACGAATCGTCCGTATAATCGGCCCATGGCAAGCGGACGAACCACCACCAAGGAAGCCCCTTTCTTCGGTCAACGACTCTCCCATTTTCGCAAGCAACGCGGCATGACCCAGCAGGAACTCGCCGATGCGCTGGAGATTTCCAGGAGCCTCGTGCACCACTACGAACGCAGTTGCCCGAACCCAACCAGTGATTTCGTGCTCAAGGTTTCAAAGGTTCTCGATGTTTCCCTCGACGAACTCTTCGATCTCAAACCCGAGAAGATCAAAAGCGGCCCACCGCCAAGAGTGAAAAAACTCACACAGCGGCTGGTCGGACTTCCGAAGGCTAAGCAGGGCGTCGTTCTCGAGATGCTCGAAAGCTACCTCGACAAGGCCTCCTGA
- a CDS encoding CHC2 zinc finger domain-containing protein, translated as MGRIPETELDSLKSSVDLAALVRSKGIELKKHGSKDLAGLSPFTEEKTPSFIVTPGKNLWHCMSSGQGGSVIDFVMKYDGVSFREAVELLRTKNPSLYRSAGPVRKSTVPKLPPPIEFDADDQTLFGQVLAYYAGRLKENKAAVDYLKKRGLWEEEALATFRIGYADRTLGLTLPHKNRKDGAEIRTRLQRLGIYRESGHEHFNGSLVFPVID; from the coding sequence ATGGGTAGGATCCCCGAGACCGAACTGGACTCCCTGAAATCCTCCGTGGACCTCGCGGCCTTGGTCCGGTCCAAGGGAATCGAGCTGAAGAAGCATGGCTCGAAGGACCTTGCGGGCCTCTCGCCGTTCACGGAGGAGAAGACGCCGAGCTTCATCGTGACCCCGGGCAAGAACCTGTGGCACTGCATGAGCAGCGGGCAGGGCGGGAGCGTGATCGACTTCGTCATGAAATACGACGGGGTCTCCTTCCGGGAGGCGGTGGAGCTTTTGCGGACGAAGAACCCCTCGCTCTACCGGAGCGCGGGTCCGGTGAGGAAGTCCACCGTTCCGAAGCTTCCGCCTCCGATCGAGTTCGACGCGGACGACCAGACGCTCTTCGGGCAGGTGCTCGCTTACTACGCGGGGCGGCTAAAGGAGAATAAGGCTGCGGTGGACTACTTGAAGAAGCGCGGCCTCTGGGAGGAAGAAGCCCTGGCAACCTTCCGGATCGGCTACGCCGACCGGACGCTCGGGCTGACCTTGCCGCACAAGAACCGCAAGGACGGAGCGGAAATCCGCACCCGCTTGCAGCGGCTGGGGATTTACCGCGAGAGCGGTCACGAGCATTTTAACGGATCGCTGGTCTTCCCCGTGATCGAC